Genomic DNA from Marnyiella aurantia:
CCTGAAATTCGCGAAGCTGACGAAGATCTAAGAGAAGAAGGAAGCTGGATGATGGAGGTTTAAAGAAGTTTTATTCTGAGTTTGTATTGCGGGAACGGAACGCAGGCGGAATGACACGGCACCTCAGGAGATGAACTTATTAAGGGAATGCTTCTTCGCCGTGCTTCTTCATCGCAATTATTCTTGCTTAGTTTTTTTTTCTCCGGTTTACTCTTTTAGTTCCATCTGAATGCTGTTTGGGGTTAATATTTTCATTTTTTTTGGTTAAATAATATCCAGATGTAAATTTGAATGTATTTTTCATTAATTTTATTTCAGATTGAAGTAAAGAATTTAACCATTAAAAAACACAAATTATGTCCACATCAGTAGCAAAGGCGTATGCCAACACCGTGAGAAAGAATCAAAAAGTTTTGTATGCCGTTTGGGAGCCCGGTTTGCCGGTGGAACTTGGTGACTACGGAACGATGAAGGGGAATATCTTTGAGCCACTTGGTAATATCAGGGAAATTGAGGCTTTGAAAGATTTCAAAATAACAACCCGTCTGGACCCTACGCAGGACGAGAAAACATTTACATCCCAGAAAGGTGTAGAGTATAAGCTGATACCCAAAGCCAGCGCTTCGGTTCAGGGTGTTCCGGTAAATGCCTCCATAGAATTTAAATTTTCTGAAGAGAATGCTGTTTTTTTTAATGCCGCCGGCTGTGTTTTCGAGATGATTGAAAACAAGCACCAGCTCGGACAGAAAATTCTCGAAATCTTCAGGGATGACGATACGGTGTGGAACAGGGATTTCGTTCTGGTCACAGCTCTAGTTCACGCCAAACGTGCATTGATTTTAGTCTCCACTTCCAGTGATTTCGCCATCGGTTTTGAAGCCAAGGCTGAAATACCCGCAATAAACTTAGCCAGTGCCTCACTTGACCTGAACCTTAAATTCCAGAATTCCAGTGGATATAAAGTAAATGCAGAAGAAGGGCTGATTCCTCTGATTGGCCTCGGTAAAATTCAGCGGAAAACCATATTTCACAGCAATGAATTCGGAGCATTGGATGCCAGTTCTCATAAAAGCGCCGCTCCGTCAGGAAAGGGTGAATACGTATTGGAGTTTGATGATTACACCTCTAATAAAGAAGCGGGCAAAGATTGATTTTGCAGGTGAGCTAACTTATAGCTCGTCATTTGGCTGGTTGCATTCTTAAAAAAGGGAATCTGGCGGGGGAGCAATTTTTTAGTGAGTTTCTTATGAAACTATTCTGAGATTGCTTCTACGCCGCACCGCCATATCGGAATGACTTTACTGCACTAATTCATTAAACAACCTCTCAAAAGTAGCATCCAAATCCTTTGTTTTCCCCGGGTGCGGGCGTGAGGTCTGGATGACGGAGCTGCGCACTGCTGTAAGCCAGCGGAAGCGCTCTGGGATGTCGAAGGCTGCGATTTCACCACCGGCTTTGTTTCCGTTTGCTACATGGCGGAAATTTTCAAGGTTTTGAAGTATGGCCTCCTTGTCCATTTCACACTTCATCAGGTCAAATTTTATCGGACAGAGATGAAAGTCCACACGGATGTACTTTTCTCTTTTCGAAAACATCACAAGTCCGATATTGAAGAATTCTTCGCGTTCTACCTTTGGTACCAAACGGATTACGGCGTACTCGTAAATTTTAACCTCTTGCATTTTGGGCTTCTTTTACAAAATTAGCAGAGTTCTCCAGCCTTGTCTTCATGAAAGTGAAGTAAACCTCCCGAATCTGTTCAGGTGT
This window encodes:
- a CDS encoding DUF3037 domain-containing protein, translating into MQEVKIYEYAVIRLVPKVEREEFFNIGLVMFSKREKYIRVDFHLCPIKFDLMKCEMDKEAILQNLENFRHVANGNKAGGEIAAFDIPERFRWLTAVRSSVIQTSRPHPGKTKDLDATFERLFNELVQ